GATCAACAGCATCCGGGTGTTGCCCAGGGTGTTGGGCTTGACGTAGCTCAGGTCGAGGAATTCGGCCACCCCGACGTCGTAGGAGCGTTGCATCTCCGCGAATACCTCTGCGGTGACCGGGGTCCCGTCGATCTCGGTGAAGCCGTGCCGGGCGAAGAACGCGGTCTCGAAGGTCAGTACGAACAGCCGCTGCAGCTGCAGTTCGCGGGCGACCTGCAAAAGGCGTTCGACGAGGGCGCGCCCGATACCGCGGCCCGTCAGTGCCGGATCCACGGCGATGGTGCGCACCTCACCGAGGTCCGACCACAGCACGTGCAGGGCGCCGCAGCCCACCACCTGTTGTTCGGAATCCTCGGCCACCCAGAACTCCTGGACCGCCTCATACAGCGTCACCAGGTTCTTCTCCAGCAGGATTTTCCCGGAGTAGATGTCGACCAGCTGCTTGATCGCGGGGACGTCGGAGGTCCGAGCGCGCCGGATCAGGGGCCGCTGGGCCGGTGGATCAGCCTCAGAATGCACAGCTGCACAGTATCGGTTTCTCACTTCTGGCTGGGTAACCGATATTCTGTCTGCCGTGTCGGGGCAACCTCAAACCGGTCCGGCGGTGACGCGCGTCCCCGTGATCAATCCGGCCAACGCGCTGACCGTCATGCGACTGCTGTTGGTCCCGGTCTTTCTGCTGGCGCTGTTCGCCGAAGACGGCCATGACGCTAAGACCCGCATCGCCGCGTTCGTCATCTTCACGGTGGCCATCATCACCGACCGGCTCGACGGTGCGCTTGCCCGCAACTACGGGATGGTGACCGAATTCGGCACCCTGGCCGACCCGATTGCCGACAAGGCGCTGATCGGGGCGGCGTTGATCGGCCTGTCGATGCTCGGCGACCTGTGGTGGTGGGTGACGGTGCTGGTGTTGGCCCGAGAGATCGGGATCACCGTGCTGCGGTTCGCGGTCCTGCACCGCGGGGTGATCCCGGCCAGTCGCGGCGGAAAGCTCAAGACGCTGGTCCAAGCGGTCGGTATCGGGCTGCTCGTCCTGCCCCTGACCGGCCCCTGGCTGGTGACGGCCTGGGTGGTGATGGCCGCCGCCGTGGTGCTGACGGTGGTCACCGGCGTGGACTACGTGATGTCGGCGGTCGCCGACCTTCGAGGGCCCGACCGGAGCTGACCGGCGGTTCAGCGAGGCTCGACGGAGGAGAGGCGAAGCTGGGGCCGCCGCATGAACCCGGCGGTTCAGCGAGGCTCGACGGAGGAGAGGCGAAGCTGGGGCCGCCGCATGAACCCGGCGGTTCGGGAACCCGGACGGGCGTCGCGGGCGTTGACCTTGGTGACTGGCTGTTTTCCAGGTTGAACCGATCTAAGGAGTGCACGATGACGACATTGCTGCGGGAATCGGTCGGCGAGGTGTTGCGTCAGGCCCGTACGGCGCAGGGTCGCACGCTGCGTGAGGTGTCCGATTCGGCGCGGGTCAGCCTGGGTTACCTCTCGGAGGTCGAGCGCGGCCGCAAGGAAGCGTCCAGCGAGTTGCTCAACGCGATCTGCGCGGCGCTGCGGATCCCGTTGTCGGCGGTGCTCTTCGATGCCGGCAATCGGTTGGCGCGGGCCGAGCGGGCCGAGCGCAACATCGGGGTCACCCGCATCGACGCCGGCACCAAGGTCGTCATCCCGCCGATCCGGGCGATGGCTTCGGCGTGATCGCCCCGAAGCCAGCCTGAACCCCCTCCCGATGACCGCTGACCCGATAAATTGATCAGCGGTAGGGGGCGGACGACAACATCCGAACAACCAGACGGAGCTGACTGATGGCCAACCCGTTCGTCAAGGCGTGGAAGTACGTGATGGCGCTGTTCAACGCCAAGATCGACGAGCACGCCGATCCGAAGGTGCAGATCCAGCAGGCGATCGAAGAGGCGCAGCGCCAGCACCAGGCACTCACCCAGCAGGCCGCGCAGGTGATCGGCAACCAGCGACAGCTGGAGATGCGGCTGAACCGCCAGTTGGCCGATATCGAGAAGCTTCAGGTCAACGTACGCCAGGCGCTGACGCTGGCCGACCAGGCCACCGCGTCGGGGGACACCGCCAAGGCCACCGAATACACCAACGCCGCCGAGGCGTTCGCGGCTCAGCTGGTCACCGCCGAACAGAGCGTCGAAGACCTCAAGGCCCTGCACGACCAGGCGCTGTCGGCGGCGATGCAGGCCAAGAAGGCCGTCGAGCAGAACGCGATGGTGCTGCAGCAGAAGATCGCCGAGCGCACCAAGCTGCTCAGCCAGCTCGAACAGGCGAAGATGCAGGAGCAGGTGAGCGCGTCGCTGCGGTCGATGAGCGAGATCGCCGCGCCCGGAACCACCCCCAGCCTCGATGAGGTCCGCGACAAGATCGAACGGCGCTACGCCAACGCGGTCGGCGCCGCCGAGTTGGCGCAGGGCTCGGTGCAGGGCCGGATGCTCGAGGTGGAACAGGCCGGTGTGCAGATGGCCGGCCACTCCCGGCTGGAGCAGATCCGCGCGTCGATGCGCGGTGAGGCACTGCCCGCCGGCGGCACCGCTGTGGCGCCGAGCCAGCCCACCCCGGCGGCTCCGCAGTCCGGTGCCAATCCTTCGCCCGAGAATCCGCTGGACCGGTAGTAGATGGCCGTGAGAGCCGGGGGCCTCAGAGATCGCCGCCGGGGCGCACTGCTTCAGCGCGCCGTCGACCGTGCCAGCGAGGCCGCCGACTTCCTCGCCGACAGGCTCGGTGCGATCTCCGATCCGCGGGCCAGATTGCTGCGCAAGCGCCGCTGGGCGCTGCGCCTGGGGCTGTTCTTCGGTGCCGCGTGCGGGTTCTGGATGCTGGTGACGGCCCTACTGGCGTCGTGGGCCACACCGGTGTGGGTGTTGTTGATCACCGGGCTGATCGCCGCCGGTGCGGCCGCCCCGGCAACGCTGCTGTTGCTGCGGTATCGGTGGCTGCGTTCGGTTCCACTGCCGGCGGTGCGGGCCGTGACCGCCCGCCGCCTGCCGCCGCCCGGTTCGGCGGCGCGACCGGCGATGTACGCGCTGGGCGCCTCCGAGCGCGGCATGGTGTCGCTGCTGGGCGTATTGGAGCGTGGCCGGCTGCTGCCGGCCGGTGAGATCACCGAACTGACCGCCGCCGTCAACGGGGCCGCGTCGACGATGGCGGCCACCGCTGCCCAGGTGGTGTCGATGGAGCGCGCAGTGCAACACAGCGCCCAGTCACGGGAGTACCTGGTGCCGACGATCAACGCATTCACCGCTCAGTTGAGTGCCGGAGTTCGCCAGTACAACGAAATGGTCACCGCCGCAGCGCAACTGGTGGCATCAGCGAACGACGGGTCATCGACGCCTTCCGGCGATCCGATGAATTCGCCGATGTCCCAACAGCGTTACCGCGAGGAGCTGACCAGCGCGACCGACCGCATGCTCGGCTGGGCGCAGGCGTTCGACGAACTCGCCGAGCTGCCCCGGATCTAGATGTCGTCGGTTCGCTGATCCCCGAATTCGGGTCGCGGGCCGTAGCGTTCGACGTAAGCCCGGTGAATGTGGGCATCGCGCTCGCGCTTGCGCGCGTCGGCGAGTTCCGGGTCGAGGCCGTGCATCCGCAGCATGTGCTTGCGCCATACCTTGTTGAGCGCATGCGAGAACAGGATCGCCATGAACCAGATCGGAAACGTCATGCTCATATGCGTCAGGAAGTCAGTTGGCAACAGCCAGAACGGGATCAGGATCAGCGTCGTCGGCACGACGGCGCGCATGATCATTCGAACGGTGGCACCCGGCCCGGCCAGGTCGTTGCGGACCCAGTCCAGGAGCTCGGGAGGTAGGGGCCGTCCGTAGCAATACCGGAGGTATTGGGTCGCGTTAGGCCGCCGGGGCCTGTTCACTCGGGTGTTCAACACGGCCTACATCGTCGGGCGTAGCGCGGGGAAGACGGTCGCTGCGATCGCCCGCAACGTCGCCTTGAACATGTCGAGGAAGTCAAAGTAGTCGCGCCACAACGTGATACGCCCATTGTGTACCTCGAACACCCCGCACACCCAGAACTGCAGCCGCAGCGGGCCCAGGGTCAGCGCGTCAGTGCGCTCGGTGAGCACCGCCGCGCCGTCGGCGGCGATGCGGTGGATTTTCACATCGAAGGCCGCCCGGCCGGCCATCCGGCGGAACAACCCGATAGTGGCGCTGCGGCCGTAGATGGTCGGCAACCCGACGTTCTGATACACCACGTCCTCGGCGAGGACCGTGGCCGCCGCGTCGTGATCATCGTCGGCGAGGGCGTCGAGGAACGTCTCCACCGTACGGATGTTGGCGGCCGCCTCGATCTGCTGGACACTCGGTTCGGTCATGCCTCCCAGCCTAGGCCTGCGAGTCTGTGGCACGGTAGGCCGATGCGCATCGTGGTAGTCGCCGGGCCCGACCCCGGCCACGCATTCCCGGCGATCGCGCTGTGCCGGCGTTTTCTCGCGGCCGGGGACGCGCCGACGCTGCTGACCGGGGTGCGGTGGCTCGACACCGCACGCGCCGCCGGGGTGGACGCCGCGGAGCTGCTCGGACTCGACGCCACCGCCGCCGATGACGACGCCGATGACGGGGCCAAGCTTCATCATCGGGCGGCCCGCATGGCGCAACAGAACCGCGAGCAGCTGCGAGTGCTGGCGCCGGACCTGGTGGTCTCCGACGTGATCACCGCCTGCGGGGGAATGGCCGCCGAACTGCTCGGGATCCCCTGGGTCGAACTCAGCCCGCATCCGCTGTACCTGCCCTCCAAGGGACTGCCGCCGATCGGCAGCGGGCTGGCGCCGGGCCGCGGGGTGAGGGGGCGGTTGCGGGACACGATGATGCGGTCGCTGACCGCACGGTCGGTGCGATCCGGTCTGCGACAGCGCGCCGAGGCCCGGGCGGGCATCGGTCTGCCGGACCGCGATCCCGGGCCACTGCGGCGCCTGATCGCCACGTTGCCCGCCCTCGAGGTGCCCCGGCCCGACTGGCCCGCCGAGGCCGTCGTCGTCGGGCCGCTGCACTTCGAGCCGACCGAAGAGCTGCTCGCTGTGCCACCGGGTTCCGGCCCGCTGGTGGTGGTGGCGCCGTCCACCGCGACGACCGGGGCCGCCGGGTTGGCCGAGCTGGTGTTGGAGCACCTGGTGCCCGGCGAAGGGCTGCCCGAAGGCGCCCGGGTCGCAGTCTCGCGGCTTAACGGCCCCGAGTTGACCCTGCCGCCATGGGCCGTCGCCGGGCTGGGCCGCCAGGACGAACTGCTGTCCCGCGCCGATCTGGTCGTCTGCGGCGGCGGGCACGGGATGGTGGCCAAATCCCTGCTGGCCGGACTGCCGCTGGTGGTGGTGCCCGGCGGGGGCGACCAGTGGGAGATTGCCAACCGCGTTGTGCGCCAGGGCAGCGGACGGCTGATCCGGCCGCTGACTCCGGCGGCGCTGGTCGAGGAGGTGCGCGCCGTGCTGGCGTCACCGAGCTTCCGTGACGCCGCACGACGGGCCGCCGAGGGCGCCGCCGACGTGGCCGACCCGGTACGGGCGTGCCACGAGGCCCTTTCCTGCGCTGAGTAGGTTGGAACGCGTGCGCCGGACCGAATTCCACGAGCGGGTCGCGCTGCGCTTCGGTGCGGCTTACGGCGCCACGGTGCTGACCGACCACGTGCTGGGCGCGGTGGGCGGACGGACCGCCGCTCAGGCGATCGAGGACGGGGTTGAGCCCCGCGATGTGTGGTGGGCGCTGTGCGCGGACTTCGACGTGCCGCGCGATCAGTGGTGAGAGTGATCCTGCGGGCTCGTGATGCTGCGGACCAGGGCGACGGCCAGATCCGAGCAGAGCGCGGCCAATTCGGTGGTGGATTCGACGGGGTTGGCCAGCCAGGCCTCGATGATCTGATTGACGCCGCCGACGATGAACAGGGCGCCGCGGCGTAACTCCGCGGGCGGCGGAACCTCGCTGTCGAGGACGCCGGGAGCGTGCTCGACGACCGAGTCGGTGATGAGGTCGAGGATGCGTGCGCGGTGCTCGTTGAGTCCGGGTACGGCGGACAGGTCGCTGGTGGCGATGCGGTGGATGTAGGGGTCGGCGGCAATGAGGTCGAGGAAGGCCGTCAGCGCCGACCGCAGTTTGTCCGAGAGCGTGCCGGGATCACCGACGCCGGCGGTGACCATCGCTTCGAGCAGTTGGTCGCGGACGTCGTCGGAGACCGCGAACAGCAGCGCATCCCGGTTGGGGAATTGCTCGTAGAAGTAGCGGGGGATCAGCCCCGCGGCGGCACAGACACCGCGGACGGTGACTTCGCCGATTCCGGATTCACCCCAGATCCGGCGGCCGGCGGCCAGGAGTTTGCCCCGGCGTTCGGCACGGCGGTCGACCGCGCTGATGCCGCCGTAGTCGCGCACAACTCCCGGGCGTTTCATTGACATCACCCTACCTGCGGCCTATGTTTGGAACACAGGTGTTATCCAAAGTTGCGCTTGGGGGCTAATCTGATGAACTCGCCGGTAGTGGCCATCCCGACCCGCCATCCGGACACGCCCGGCGCGATTCCGGCCAGCATTCGGATACTGGCCGCGGCGTTGGGGATCGGAAAGCCCACACCGCAGCGGTGGCGTCAGATCGGTGCGGACCTGACCGCCGGCGACGAGCCGATGCAGCGGTTGGTCGAGTGGATGTCGGAGACCGGGTCCAAGGAGACGCGGCCGATCTTCGACCGGATTCTCGCCCACGGGCTGGCTTCGGTGCCCGATGCCCCCGAACCGCTGCGCGAGTTCTTCGGCGAATTCGAGCCGATCCCGGACTGGGTCGACATGGACCGGGTCCGCCAGGGCCAGCGGGCGCTGCGCCGCGGCGGTGCCGACGGCACCTACATCGCCCGTGACGTGTCCTTCCTGGGCGGCTACCAGTTCTCCTCGTTCAACAAGACCCTGCTGCGCACCGGTGTGCTGGAGAAGGGCTCGAACAAGCGGTTCGCCGAGACGCTGCAGTGGGCGATGGACGTCACCGGTGCG
This is a stretch of genomic DNA from Mycolicibacter terrae. It encodes these proteins:
- a CDS encoding amino-acid N-acetyltransferase; this translates as MHSEADPPAQRPLIRRARTSDVPAIKQLVDIYSGKILLEKNLVTLYEAVQEFWVAEDSEQQVVGCGALHVLWSDLGEVRTIAVDPALTGRGIGRALVERLLQVARELQLQRLFVLTFETAFFARHGFTEIDGTPVTAEVFAEMQRSYDVGVAEFLDLSYVKPNTLGNTRMLLIL
- the pgsA gene encoding CDP-diacylglycerol--glycerol-3-phosphate 3-phosphatidyltransferase, which translates into the protein MSGQPQTGPAVTRVPVINPANALTVMRLLLVPVFLLALFAEDGHDAKTRIAAFVIFTVAIITDRLDGALARNYGMVTEFGTLADPIADKALIGAALIGLSMLGDLWWWVTVLVLAREIGITVLRFAVLHRGVIPASRGGKLKTLVQAVGIGLLVLPLTGPWLVTAWVVMAAAVVLTVVTGVDYVMSAVADLRGPDRS
- the clgR gene encoding transcriptional regulator ClgR, whose product is MTTLLRESVGEVLRQARTAQGRTLREVSDSARVSLGYLSEVERGRKEASSELLNAICAALRIPLSAVLFDAGNRLARAERAERNIGVTRIDAGTKVVIPPIRAMASA
- the pspA gene encoding phage shock protein PspA translates to MANPFVKAWKYVMALFNAKIDEHADPKVQIQQAIEEAQRQHQALTQQAAQVIGNQRQLEMRLNRQLADIEKLQVNVRQALTLADQATASGDTAKATEYTNAAEAFAAQLVTAEQSVEDLKALHDQALSAAMQAKKAVEQNAMVLQQKIAERTKLLSQLEQAKMQEQVSASLRSMSEIAAPGTTPSLDEVRDKIERRYANAVGAAELAQGSVQGRMLEVEQAGVQMAGHSRLEQIRASMRGEALPAGGTAVAPSQPTPAAPQSGANPSPENPLDR
- the pspM gene encoding phage shock envelope stress response protein PspM, with product MAVRAGGLRDRRRGALLQRAVDRASEAADFLADRLGAISDPRARLLRKRRWALRLGLFFGAACGFWMLVTALLASWATPVWVLLITGLIAAGAAAPATLLLLRYRWLRSVPLPAVRAVTARRLPPPGSAARPAMYALGASERGMVSLLGVLERGRLLPAGEITELTAAVNGAASTMAATAAQVVSMERAVQHSAQSREYLVPTINAFTAQLSAGVRQYNEMVTAAAQLVASANDGSSTPSGDPMNSPMSQQRYREELTSATDRMLGWAQAFDELAELPRI
- a CDS encoding DUF5313 domain-containing protein, translating into MNTRVNRPRRPNATQYLRYCYGRPLPPELLDWVRNDLAGPGATVRMIMRAVVPTTLILIPFWLLPTDFLTHMSMTFPIWFMAILFSHALNKVWRKHMLRMHGLDPELADARKRERDAHIHRAYVERYGPRPEFGDQRTDDI
- a CDS encoding limonene-1,2-epoxide hydrolase family protein, whose translation is MTEPSVQQIEAAANIRTVETFLDALADDDHDAAATVLAEDVVYQNVGLPTIYGRSATIGLFRRMAGRAAFDVKIHRIAADGAAVLTERTDALTLGPLRLQFWVCGVFEVHNGRITLWRDYFDFLDMFKATLRAIAATVFPALRPTM
- a CDS encoding glycosyltransferase, giving the protein MRIVVVAGPDPGHAFPAIALCRRFLAAGDAPTLLTGVRWLDTARAAGVDAAELLGLDATAADDDADDGAKLHHRAARMAQQNREQLRVLAPDLVVSDVITACGGMAAELLGIPWVELSPHPLYLPSKGLPPIGSGLAPGRGVRGRLRDTMMRSLTARSVRSGLRQRAEARAGIGLPDRDPGPLRRLIATLPALEVPRPDWPAEAVVVGPLHFEPTEELLAVPPGSGPLVVVAPSTATTGAAGLAELVLEHLVPGEGLPEGARVAVSRLNGPELTLPPWAVAGLGRQDELLSRADLVVCGGGHGMVAKSLLAGLPLVVVPGGGDQWEIANRVVRQGSGRLIRPLTPAALVEEVRAVLASPSFRDAARRAAEGAADVADPVRACHEALSCAE
- a CDS encoding DUF3046 domain-containing protein, which translates into the protein MRRTEFHERVALRFGAAYGATVLTDHVLGAVGGRTAAQAIEDGVEPRDVWWALCADFDVPRDQW
- a CDS encoding TetR/AcrR family transcriptional regulator, whose protein sequence is MKRPGVVRDYGGISAVDRRAERRGKLLAAGRRIWGESGIGEVTVRGVCAAAGLIPRYFYEQFPNRDALLFAVSDDVRDQLLEAMVTAGVGDPGTLSDKLRSALTAFLDLIAADPYIHRIATSDLSAVPGLNEHRARILDLITDSVVEHAPGVLDSEVPPPAELRRGALFIVGGVNQIIEAWLANPVESTTELAALCSDLAVALVRSITSPQDHSHH